Below is a window of Planococcus rifietoensis DNA.
GCGCTCTGTATCAGCCAGATGTTCTTCTTCTGAATCACGGCCGAATGGCGCAGGCCCAAGGTTCGGATCCACTCCCGGTGAAGGTTCGTCTTGCCGGCGATTCACGCCGTCTTCACGGTTCAGTTCCTTCTCCCCGTCTTGGTCGCCAAGTTTCGGTTCATGCTCCATGCGTTTTTCGGATGGCTTTTCCGCTTCCGATGGGTTGACACGGTCGCTTGTCGGGTGAATTTCATCGCCTTTCAAACGGGAATCTTGTGATTTACTATGCAATTGGGATTTATTCGTCTGCTCACGCGTGGCATCGGTTGTGTAGATGCCGTCAACTCCCGTATCATGACGACCTTCGTGTTTTTGGATATCTTTATCGATGAGCTTTTCGTCATCATGCATTCTGCCGTCCCGCTCAACATCGCGGCCAAACGGCGCAAATGCTGTATTGCGTTCCCCTGCATCCATGTCCATAGGACGGTTGTCGTCAGAATGGGAGGAGAAATGTTCACTCTCAGCATTTCCATTTGGAGCACCATCCGTATATAAAAGGACAGCTCCTCGTTCAATCTCACGTTCATAATGATCGGCCGTGTCACGATCGACGCCGAATTCATCCAGCTTAGCACGGGCTTTGTCCTCTCCTGTCAACAAAGTTTTGATGCGGTTGCCGAAAGAGTTCGCTTTGTTAGCGTCTACTCCATAGCGGTCGTGGGCTTCATTCACTAAGTTTTTATCATTTGCCAGCACATGGATGTCTTCATTCCGATAACCTTTAGAAATAAGAGCCTCCAAGGCGCGTTCCATTTCTTCCTGCGTATAAACGATTTCAAATTGACGGTTTGTCTGTGCCATTCATAAAACCTCCTGATTTAACTTGTCTTGCTATTTGTTTACCCGCACTTTATCGTTCCTAAAACATTTCGTTTCTTCTATATAATGATTTCAATCCTGATATGCTTTAATTTGATGCACAACAGAAAAAACCCCGATCTTTTTGAGATCGGGGCGAAATATCATCTGTATTTTCTATCGGTCTTGCTTTGCGCTTCGGTTTTACTGGTCCCGCCTCTGGCTTTTTCGACTTCAGGTTTTTCTTGCGTCGTAAACGAAACATGGCGCTCGTCTTTCACCAGTGTCGGATCTTGCAAAAAAGTCTCTCCGCGGGCAAAACGGTCTTCCTGTTCGTCGTAATTATTATCGACGGATTGGATATACTGACGGCGTTCTGCATCAGTCGGTTCATGTTCCGGTGCCCCTTCAGATTCTTTCACTGCATCGATAATGCCTTTTCTTTCGCCTTCCACATATAGAAGAATTCCGCCTTTAGCGACATCTTCTGTATAGCGCTGCGATTCTGCTTCCGATAAGCCCAGTGAGTCAATCGATTCCTTAACTGCGCTTTTTCCTGTGACGAAACTCTTCATCTTATCGCCGACAGACCCCGCTTTTTCTACTTCCACTTGATGGCTGTTTAGTTGATCCGCGTTTTCAGCCACCGCATGGATTTCACTTGCAGAATATCCTTGTTCATTGAGTTGGGTCAATTTACGATCGAAATCTTCCTGAGAATACACAATTCCAAGTACTTTTTTATTTGATGAGTTCATTATAATACCCCCGTTTTGATTGATTTGGCTGCTGCATTATTCTTCCTTACCCTTCATTGTACTTTATCTAAACTTTCACGAAATTATCGCGATAGAACAAAAGGACTAGTAGTAAGTCCAAATACTGTAATGATTTGGCTATTATTTTAGCTGTTAGGCACTTTTTACCTTTTTTCTCAAAACCAGAGTAATAGAAATAAAAAAGCAGTTTATTTTGAAAATTGATGATATCATAGATTTAATATATGTAATTAAAGTAAAATGTGGATGTGGAGGCGGTAATTATCGTACTAAACAATCTCTCGGATATACGCTTGTCAGGGCCGCCTGGCCAAGCGGAGGTAAACTCTCCTACATGGATGATTGAAGTACTGCCCATGCAAACGGAAAGGAGAGCGGACATGGACACAGGAATGCGACTGAAATATCATCGGCTGAAAAAACGTTTCAGCATGGAAGAAACTGCATCAGGCATTTTCTCTCCAAAAGATTTAAAAAAAATTGAAGCCGGGTTAAAAGAGCCCGCATTGAAAGATTTGGAAGCATTATGCAAAAAACTTGAAATCCCGCTAGCTGCTAAAGACAATCCAATTGGCAAAGTGCTAGTGAAAAACTTTAAAAATTCATTGCTCCATCCCCAAAATAAAGGCAAGATCATGGAGCATTACGCAGACATTTGCAACCACCCTCTTTTGCGCGCTGATGAAGACGTCGAACTTGAATTCGATATCCAACAAATCCGCTACTTCATCATTACGGGCGATTTAGAAAGTGCAGAAAAGAAAATCAAAGAGATGGACCGTTTCAAAGAGTTTATGAATCAAGAACAGTATTATCTGTATCACAAATACAATGGCAACTATAATTATATTTTGAATGATTATGAGAATGCATTAAAAACTTATTTGATTGCTGAGAGAATCGTTCCAAATACAATTTCTGCCGCGGAACTGGCAGACCTTTATTATTCGATTGGAATTTCTAGCACTCAAGTGAGAGAAACTGAACTTGCTTATAAATATTCAGAGATGGCATTAAAAATTTATCAACAAGAATTTGTACCTAAAAGAATTGTTGAATGCCACATTAATATTGCCATAAGCCATGAAAACTTCGGCAATTATAAGCTTTCATTGGAACATTATAAAAATGCTTTAACCATTGGCAGCAAGCTAGATATAGACATTTTGAAATTCACTACCGAATTTAACTTAGGGTATTCTTATTTTATCTATCAGAACTATGAAGACGCCATAATGCACTTAACCAATTCCTTAAAGTTCATTCCTGATGAATATTTTGCAGATAGTATATTAACATACTGCATACTCATTAAAAGTTATTTA
It encodes the following:
- a CDS encoding general stress protein, producing MAQTNRQFEIVYTQEEMERALEALISKGYRNEDIHVLANDKNLVNEAHDRYGVDANKANSFGNRIKTLLTGEDKARAKLDEFGVDRDTADHYEREIERGAVLLYTDGAPNGNAESEHFSSHSDDNRPMDMDAGERNTAFAPFGRDVERDGRMHDDEKLIDKDIQKHEGRHDTGVDGIYTTDATREQTNKSQLHSKSQDSRLKGDEIHPTSDRVNPSEAEKPSEKRMEHEPKLGDQDGEKELNREDGVNRRQDEPSPGVDPNLGPAPFGRDSEEEHLADTERRDDFESTKNPRDVDDFHKNVEKKTGTPPTPRLF
- a CDS encoding general stress protein: MNSSNKKVLGIVYSQEDFDRKLTQLNEQGYSASEIHAVAENADQLNSHQVEVEKAGSVGDKMKSFVTGKSAVKESIDSLGLSEAESQRYTEDVAKGGILLYVEGERKGIIDAVKESEGAPEHEPTDAERRQYIQSVDNNYDEQEDRFARGETFLQDPTLVKDERHVSFTTQEKPEVEKARGGTSKTEAQSKTDRKYR
- a CDS encoding tetratricopeptide repeat protein; translated protein: MDTGMRLKYHRLKKRFSMEETASGIFSPKDLKKIEAGLKEPALKDLEALCKKLEIPLAAKDNPIGKVLVKNFKNSLLHPQNKGKIMEHYADICNHPLLRADEDVELEFDIQQIRYFIITGDLESAEKKIKEMDRFKEFMNQEQYYLYHKYNGNYNYILNDYENALKTYLIAERIVPNTISAAELADLYYSIGISSTQVRETELAYKYSEMALKIYQQEFVPKRIVECHINIAISHENFGNYKLSLEHYKNALTIGSKLDIDILKFTTEFNLGYSYFIYQNYEDAIMHLTNSLKFIPDEYFADSILTYCILIKSYLELDNEEKARDIIKMGLERIKNKDLRLDSPTNAAFREAYVEFICLVHLLDDEEQQFEKLVLAKLVPSLEDSENYNELGYYYGHLGSIYFRQEKFKESAEFMTKAKNAYMKVTNIR